The following DNA comes from Mycolicibacterium aromaticivorans JS19b1 = JCM 16368.
TTTCAAAGTGTGGTCGGTTTGGTGTCCAGCGCGGTGATCATCGTCTTGGTCTCGGGGCTTCTCTACGTCACCTTCAAACGACGCGGCTGGCTCTGAGACATCAGACGCGCAGTGCGGTGAACGGTGCGAAGGGCAGATTGCGTATGACGAACCAGACCGACACCAGCGCGAGCGTGATGAACGGGGCCCATCGACGGTGTTGCCATCCGGTGAGCTGACGACCGGTGACCCGACCGTAGGTCCAGGTTCCGTAGGCGACAGCGAGAAAGCCGAGCCCCACCAACGCCAGTGCGTTGAACTGGATCGCCGCAAGCAGGTCGCCGTGCAGCAGCGAATAGATCATGCGTAGGGTGCCACAGCCCGGACAGTCAACGCCCAGAAGGGCTTTCGTCGGGCACACGGGTAGAACGCCGCCCGGGGTGGTGGGGTCGCCGATCCACACGGCGGCACAAACACCCGCCGCCAGCGCTGCGACGAGCAGCGGCGGGCCAAGGCCGGCAAGACGACCGCCGGTCGCCTTGCCGGTCGCTGTCGAGATCACGACGTGGTGGTGTCGACGTCCATGTTCATCACACCGGTGGCGAAGAGGATGCCGTAGATGACGATGATCACGAACCAGATGACGACGCTCCAGATCACCCACTTCTTGGCGGAAGCTGCCGACGCCTGAGCTTCGGCGTACTGGCCCTGCACCCAGAGTCCATTGACCTGAGCGGCTTTCACGATCGCGACGATGCCGGTAATCGGGAAGCAGAAGATAGTCGCCAGGATGGCGAGTGCCAAGTTGTTCTTCGGCTGCTGAGCGGGGGGTGGGGCATAGCCGGGTGGTTGCTGGGTCATCGACGCCTCCGTGTTTTCTGGCTTGTTAGCAGGGCAAAGCAGTGCATACGCTACCGGACGAAGTCGCTGCGTATGGGGCATCATCGCGGATGTCGCCAAGTGGTATTTCCGCTCGAGACGAAATTTTGCCGGCCGGTCATCTCGATCATCGCCGTTTCAGCTGTCGGTCGGTTCCGGAGGTCTAGGCTCGGCCCTGGGGCCGGGCATGCGGAGGAGACAACGATGACGGTTCGATTGCTGAGTGTTGTTGGCGCAGTGGTGATTTTGATGGTTGGCGGGGTCGGTTGCTCGAAGGGCGGCAGCTCCGGTGACGCGACGACGACGTCGAAGGCCGCAGCCACGACCTCGGCGGTGGTCGCGACGAGTGCGGCGGCCGCGGGGCCTGGCGCCAAGGTCACGATCGACGGTCAGGTCAAGCAGGTCGACGGTCCGGTGGTGTGCTCGACGACGGACGGTAAATTCTCAATCGCCATCGGAGAGGTGATCACCGGGGTGATCGTCGGTCTCGAGCAGGACGCATCCAAAGTCCGCGGCGTCGGACTCGGAGACGTCAATGGAATGGTGCTGAACTTCACCGACGGGGTGCCTGGTAATACGGCCACCGCCACCAAGGACGGCAACACTTACATCATCAAGGGCACCGCCAGCGGATCGGACTCGGCCGGCAACCAGGTCAGCAAGCCGTTCGAGGTCGTTGCGACCTGCCCCTAACGCGCAGCCTCACGCATCTCGCTGAGCACGCGGATAACGACTTTCGCGGCTAGCCATAGTGCCACCCGGTCATCCTCGGGCACCCACACCATCCACTCGGCGATGCGCTGCTTGCGGACCTCGGCGCGGGCATCCCAATTCTGCTTGCCGTTCTCGCTGAGCATGACTCGCGAGGCTCGGCCGTCCTCTGGATCGCTCGATCTCTCCAGGAGTCCTTGTCGCTCCAAGCGCTGGACCAATTGCGTCATGCCTGACTGGCTGGCTCCCTCGGCGGCGGCCAGTGCTGTCACCCGCATCGGACCCTCGTGGGACAGCCGATTGAGCACCAACGCCGCGCTGGCACTGAGATCGTCACGATTGATGAGATACCGCCACATGGTGTCCGTCGCCAGCGCGAGCATCTCGGAAACGGACTCGACGCCGTCGGTAGCCGCTGATTGCATAGCGCATTTATATCACTTGAGTAATGCACTGGGAATAAAATGGCGCGGCTGTGCGTTTGCGGCTGGATCGACCAAGAAGCCTAGTCAATAGGCTCACAGCAACCCTCAAGGTTGAAGAAGCGGATTCGACTTGCGTTCCATAACTGCATTCTGCATAGGATGCAAATGTGGGGCAACGTGTTAACGGTCGAGCGGTTTTGGCCAGGACCTGGCTACCTCTGGTGGTTGTCATCGCGCTCGCCGTCGGCGCCTTGTGCATGTGGAAGGTGCGCCAGTCGTCGGCGCCGGGACCGGTCCTGGCGGTCAGTCCACCGCAAGCCCCCGAGGAGTTCACGCCCAAAAGGTTGACCTACGAGTTGTCCGGTGACCTCGGCAGCAGCGGGATGCTGGACTACATCGACATCGACGGGCACCCGCACGAAGTCGATCTCACCGAACTGCCGTGGACGCACACCGAGACCACCACACTCACGGTGGTGTCCGGCAGTATTTCGGCGCACGTGCACGGATCGCACATCGAGTGCCGGATGTTGGTGAATGACATTGTGCGCGATCAGCAGTCGGCCGATCGTGATGACGCTGACGTCACCTGCAGAGTGAAGTCCGCGTGAGTGCGCATCAGGCGAAACGCCCGTTCTTTCCCCGAATGGTGCGTCTGTTCGCAATTCCGATCATCATCTTCTGGGCGCTGCTTGCGATCGCGACGAATACGTTCGTGCCGAAAGTCGAAGATGTCGCCACCGAACTCGCCGGACCCGAGATACCTACCTATGCGCCATCGCAATTGGCTCTGCTACATATCGGGGACAAGTTCCAGGAGTCCAACTCCACCAGCCTGACCATGGTCGTCCTGGAGGCCGACCATCCACTCGACGACCACGATCATGAGTACTACAACGGCTTGGTTCAGCGCCTCAAACACGACACCCGACACGTGCAATACGTGATGGATCTGTGGGGCAAGCCGATCACCGCCGCAGGTGCGCAGAGCATAGACGGCAAATCCACCTATGTGCTGCTGCGTCTCGCCGGAAATGTCGGCCAAATCGAGGCGAACCAATCTGTGCAGGCCGTGCGGGACATCGTTGAGAACGACAGTCCCCCAAAGGGTGTGAGGGTATATGTCAGCGGTTCTGCGCCCATGGCGTCGGACACCCTGTCCATCGCGAACTCGAGCCTGAACAACATCACGATCGTCACCATCGTTCTGATCCTGGTGATGTTGCTACTGGTGTACCGCTCGCTGACCAACGTGGCTGTCCCGATGTACAGCGTGCTGTTCGAGATCCTTATCGCCAAGGGCGTGGTATCCACCTTGGGCCACTGGGGCATCATCCCGATGTCATCGTTCGCGGTGAATATCGTTGTCTCGCTGACCCTCGGCGCGGGAACCGACTACGGCATCTTCCTGCTGGGGCGCTATCACGAGGCCAGGCAGCTGGGGGAAACCCGAGAGGAGGCGTACTACACCGCCTATCGTGGCGTCGCGCCGATCATCATCGGATCGGGGCTGACGATCGCGGGCTCGTGTTTCTGTCTGACGTTCGCCCGCCTGGACTACTTCCACACCATGGGCCCCGCGGTCGCCATCAGCATGCTGTTCACCATCGCCGCGGCGCTGACGCTGGCACCGGCTTTGCTCACATTGGGTACGTTGTTCGGACTCTTCGATCCCAAGCAGGCCAGGCGTGGACGGTTGTACCGGCGCATCGGCGCCAGCGTGGTGCGCTGGCCGGTCCCGATACTGGCGGCCAGCACCGCGGTGGTGGCGCTCGGCGCGATTTTCGTTCCGAGTTACCGGGTGAGCTACGACGATCGCGCCTACCAGCCGGCGAGCGGCGCAGCCAACCAAGGCTTCACGGCTTCGGACCGGCACTTCCCACCCAGCAAGCTGTTCACCGAGATGATGATGATCGAGTCCGATCACGACATGCGCAATTCGGCGGATTTCATCTCGCTGGATCGGGTGGCCAAGGAATTGATTCGACTACCCGGCGTCGCCATGGTGCAGAGCATCACCAGACCACTGGGCCGGCCACTGGACCACGCGAATATTCCATACCTGTTCACCGTGCAGGGTGGTGCCGCCGGACAGCAACTGCCGTTCAACGAACAAGCCAACAACAACACCGATCAGCAGGCGGGGATCCAGGCGGACACCGTGGCGACACTGGGCAAGACCATCGACCTCACCCAGAAGCTTGCCGATGATCTCCACACCACAGTGCTCACGCTGGAGAACCTGCAGCAGGTCACCGATGAGATCAACCAGGACATCTCGAATCTCGACGACTTCATCCGGCCTCTGAAAAACTATTTCTATTGGGAGCCACACTGTTACGACATCCCGATCTGCTACTCGTTCCGGTCGTTGTTCGATGGGCTCGACGGCATCGACGCCTTGGATGAACAGATCCACAACGCCGTCAGCGACTTTCAGGCGGTCGATGCACTCATGCCGCAGATGGTCGCCCAGCTGAAGGTGACCCGCGACGAGACGCAGGCGCTACAGACAGTCATCGTCAACAGTTACGGCCCGGCGCACCTGCAATCCACCCAGACTGATCAGACCTTCGAGGATCAGATCAACGTGGGCAACGATTTCGACAAGTCACGCAGTGACGACTATTTCTACATGCCCCGAGAAGCCTTCGACAACGAAGACGTGAAAACCGGTATGCAGCTGATGATGTCGCCGGACGGCAAGGCCGCACGGTTCGTCATCACACATGAGGGCAATGCGATGGCGCCAGAGGGCATCGACCACGTCAACGCGTTCCCGGACGCGGTGAAGGCGGCGTTGAAGGAAACGTCGCTGGCCGGGGCGAAGATCTACATCGGCGGCGCGGCGTCGAACAACAAGGACATAAAGGAGTACGCGGCTTCGGATCTGAAGATCGTCGCGATCGCCGCATTCGTCCTGATTTTCCTGATCATGCTGGTCCTTACACGCAGTCTGATCGCCGCGATGGTGATACCCGGTACCGTGGCGTTCTCGTTCGCCGGCGCGTTCGGTCTGTCAACACTGTTGTGGCAGCACCTCATTGGACTACATCTGCATTGGCTGGTGTTGCCGATCACCTTCGTCATCCTGGTGGCGGTCGGTTCCGACTACAACCTGCTGCTGATCGCCAGGGTCAAGGAGGAGATCGGCGTGGGGTACCAGACCACCGGTTTGCACACCGCGCTGATCCGGGCGCTCGGCAGTACTGGCGGTGTGGTGACATCGGCAGGTCTGGTGTTCGCGTTCACGATGCTGGCGATGCTTGCCAGCGACCTGAAAACCATCGCGCAGGTGGGCACTACGGTGTGCATCGGCTTGCTGCTCGACACATTGATCGTGCGGTCATTCATCGTGCCATCGCTGATTCGGCTGCTCGGTCCGTGGTTCTGGTGGCCGACGCTGGTTCGCGCTCGCCCGCGGCCGCGGCGAACTCCGGCCGACTTCGCGGGGGTGGCGCGGTGAACCTGAGCACGAACACCGCGGGCATGGGCCTGTGGGGCCTGCTGATGTTCGTCGCGCTCGGATTCGAGGTGGTGTTCGCGGCCCTGGCTTTCGTCTACACCCGGCGCCTGCTGCGGTTGCGGACTTTGCCGCTCGGCGACGATCTGAACGGCTATCAGAAAGCCCTGCGCAAGCTCCGCAAGGACGAACCCATGTCCCGGGACGAGTGGAATCTGGCCGAGCGGATCATCGACATCCGCCGGGCGCCGATCGCCTACGCGGTACCCGCCGCCTTCATGACGTTGGGCATCTTCTACATTCTCGGCAGCTTGGAATACCTGCACGGCCACACGCCGTCGGAACGGACGTTCCTGGGGGTGATCCCCATGTTCACCTCGACCAACCTGATTATCCAGATGCGCAAAAGCGCGCGGCTCAAGAAGAAACTGGGCAAGGTCGCCGTCGTCGAGCCGGACGAACCGTCACCAGCCGCGCTCACGCCATTCGGCTAGGTGCGGACGTTCGGCGCCCAGCGTGGTGTCGTCGCCGTGCCCGGGATAGACCACGGTGTCGTCGCCGTATCGGTCGAACACCTTGCTGTTCACGTCGCCGAGTAGTTGCTCGAACCCGCCGGGCTCCCACGTCTTGCCGACTCCGCCCGGGAATACCGTAGGCTCTAAGGGGTGAATACCTCGACCGAGCGTGTCGCCCTCTATGCGCGGATCAGCCAGGACACCAGCGGCGAGGCCGTAGGCGTGTCTGACCAGCTCGAACACGCCCGAGCCTTCGCGGCGGCTCGCGGGTACACCGTTGTGGCAGAGCACTCCGACAACGACATTTCGGCTTTCAAGGGCGCCGAGCGCCCGGGGTACCAGAAGGTACTGCAGCTCGCGCGTGAACACCGGATTGACCGCGTGGTCGTCTACCACATGTCGAGGATGACCCGTAATCGCCGCGAGCGTGCCGAGTTCATCGACGGCTTTCATGCGGCCAAGGTGAGCGTGTCCGAGGCGCAGGGCGCCGACTACGACCTGACGACGGCATCGGGGCGATCGTGGGCCGACATTCAGGGCGCGCTATCAACGTGGGAATCGGAAATCAAATCCGAGCGTGTCACCGCGGCGGCCGTGCGGCGCGCCCGCTCGGGACGACCCTCTGGCGACCTCGGATACGGATGGGAGAAGCACGGCACCGGAGCGGCGGCCAGCTGGACTGAACACCCGCACGAGGCCGCAGTCGTGCGCGAGATTGTCGACCGGCTGCTCGGTGGCG
Coding sequences within:
- a CDS encoding RND family transporter, which codes for MVRLFAIPIIIFWALLAIATNTFVPKVEDVATELAGPEIPTYAPSQLALLHIGDKFQESNSTSLTMVVLEADHPLDDHDHEYYNGLVQRLKHDTRHVQYVMDLWGKPITAAGAQSIDGKSTYVLLRLAGNVGQIEANQSVQAVRDIVENDSPPKGVRVYVSGSAPMASDTLSIANSSLNNITIVTIVLILVMLLLVYRSLTNVAVPMYSVLFEILIAKGVVSTLGHWGIIPMSSFAVNIVVSLTLGAGTDYGIFLLGRYHEARQLGETREEAYYTAYRGVAPIIIGSGLTIAGSCFCLTFARLDYFHTMGPAVAISMLFTIAAALTLAPALLTLGTLFGLFDPKQARRGRLYRRIGASVVRWPVPILAASTAVVALGAIFVPSYRVSYDDRAYQPASGAANQGFTASDRHFPPSKLFTEMMMIESDHDMRNSADFISLDRVAKELIRLPGVAMVQSITRPLGRPLDHANIPYLFTVQGGAAGQQLPFNEQANNNTDQQAGIQADTVATLGKTIDLTQKLADDLHTTVLTLENLQQVTDEINQDISNLDDFIRPLKNYFYWEPHCYDIPICYSFRSLFDGLDGIDALDEQIHNAVSDFQAVDALMPQMVAQLKVTRDETQALQTVIVNSYGPAHLQSTQTDQTFEDQINVGNDFDKSRSDDYFYMPREAFDNEDVKTGMQLMMSPDGKAARFVITHEGNAMAPEGIDHVNAFPDAVKAALKETSLAGAKIYIGGAASNNKDIKEYAASDLKIVAIAAFVLIFLIMLVLTRSLIAAMVIPGTVAFSFAGAFGLSTLLWQHLIGLHLHWLVLPITFVILVAVGSDYNLLLIARVKEEIGVGYQTTGLHTALIRALGSTGGVVTSAGLVFAFTMLAMLASDLKTIAQVGTTVCIGLLLDTLIVRSFIVPSLIRLLGPWFWWPTLVRARPRPRRTPADFAGVAR
- a CDS encoding DUF2752 domain-containing protein, with product MISTATGKATGGRLAGLGPPLLVAALAAGVCAAVWIGDPTTPGGVLPVCPTKALLGVDCPGCGTLRMIYSLLHGDLLAAIQFNALALVGLGFLAVAYGTWTYGRVTGRQLTGWQHRRWAPFITLALVSVWFVIRNLPFAPFTALRV
- a CDS encoding MarR family winged helix-turn-helix transcriptional regulator — encoded protein: MQSAATDGVESVSEMLALATDTMWRYLINRDDLSASAALVLNRLSHEGPMRVTALAAAEGASQSGMTQLVQRLERQGLLERSSDPEDGRASRVMLSENGKQNWDARAEVRKQRIAEWMVWVPEDDRVALWLAAKVVIRVLSEMREAAR
- a CDS encoding MmpS family transport accessory protein → MGQRVNGRAVLARTWLPLVVVIALAVGALCMWKVRQSSAPGPVLAVSPPQAPEEFTPKRLTYELSGDLGSSGMLDYIDIDGHPHEVDLTELPWTHTETTTLTVVSGSISAHVHGSHIECRMLVNDIVRDQQSADRDDADVTCRVKSA
- a CDS encoding CD225/dispanin family protein, producing MTQQPPGYAPPPAQQPKNNLALAILATIFCFPITGIVAIVKAAQVNGLWVQGQYAEAQASAASAKKWVIWSVVIWFVIIVIYGILFATGVMNMDVDTTTS
- a CDS encoding lipoprotein LpqH, with product MTVRLLSVVGAVVILMVGGVGCSKGGSSGDATTTSKAAATTSAVVATSAAAAGPGAKVTIDGQVKQVDGPVVCSTTDGKFSIAIGEVITGVIVGLEQDASKVRGVGLGDVNGMVLNFTDGVPGNTATATKDGNTYIIKGTASGSDSAGNQVSKPFEVVATCP